One Nesterenkonia populi DNA window includes the following coding sequences:
- a CDS encoding helix-turn-helix domain-containing protein, giving the protein MSPEKPATAEPQVACHLDALLQKRSMTLTELSAQVGITYANLSVLKNNRAKAIRYSTLVALCQVLDCQPGDLFTVR; this is encoded by the coding sequence ATGAGCCCCGAGAAGCCTGCAACGGCCGAACCGCAGGTTGCCTGCCACCTGGATGCGCTGCTCCAGAAGCGAAGCATGACCCTGACCGAGCTGTCCGCCCAGGTGGGCATCACCTACGCGAACCTGTCAGTGCTGAAGAACAACCGCGCCAAAGCGATCCGCTACAGCACCCTCGTCGCCCTATGCCAAGTCCTGGACTGCCAGCCAGGAGATCTCTTCACCGTCCGCTGA
- a CDS encoding inorganic diphosphatase has protein sequence MVRDVTIEIPAGSRVKYEIDHETHRLRLDRVLYTPMQYPTHYGYFDDTLGEDGDPLDALVYIPDVDLFPGVVVEARPIGVLNMTDDGGGDAKLICVPDDKRFDDITDLSDLNDFLVKEIEHFFTRYKDLEPGKWVKIEGWAGREEAEAELQRSIDRYKG, from the coding sequence ATTGTCCGCGACGTGACCATCGAGATCCCCGCCGGATCCCGCGTGAAGTACGAGATCGACCATGAGACCCACCGGCTCCGCCTGGACCGGGTCCTCTACACTCCCATGCAGTACCCCACTCACTACGGGTACTTCGACGACACCCTCGGCGAGGACGGCGACCCGCTCGACGCGCTCGTCTACATCCCTGACGTGGACCTGTTCCCCGGCGTCGTCGTGGAGGCACGCCCCATCGGCGTGCTGAACATGACCGACGACGGCGGCGGCGACGCCAAGCTGATCTGCGTCCCCGACGACAAGCGGTTCGACGACATCACCGACCTCTCCGACCTCAACGACTTCCTGGTCAAGGAGATCGAGCACTTCTTCACCCGCTACAAGGACCTCGAGCCCGGCAAGTGGGTCAAGATCGAGGGCTGGGCCGGTCGTGAAGAGGCCGAGGCCGAGCTGCAGCGCAGCATCGACCGCTACAAGGGCTGA
- a CDS encoding S9 family peptidase has translation MTTTPTAPQAKQVPVQRTHHGNTFTDPYEWLREKDSPEVRAHLDAENAYTEAVTAEQQPLRDAIFEEIKHRTVETDLSVPSRRGGFWYFSRTIEGEQHPIFCRVPVQDPESWEPPQVEAGEELDGEQVYFDTNAEAAKHPFYSIGGLSISADGSLLAYSEDTSGDEHCTLRLRSLSTGENLPEQVDNVHGGGILEPAGQRVYYMVADAAWRPYRLYQHTVGTSASEDRLLLEITDEQLWTGVGLSADKKELVIVSGNSEYNATRLLDVTDPEAEPRLLIPESRRLLHSAEPIELDGERLILLAHNAEGPNNSVSLTSADALAAQADAEAFDPGAPLLTHEDTVKVDENLVVTASQVLVTARANTVESVFLLPLETIRQVRDGGAPAPPSSLASPQFQEELYTLSLASAEYEAPLFRVVYTSWLTPPRVYDIPHSDVSAPVLRRETPVNDVDLSAYRAHRVWATAEDGTEVPVTVMHHHDVAPDGTNPLLVYGYGSYEISMDPMFGIARLSLLDRGVVFAVAHVRGGGELGRAWYEAGKKLAKTNTFSDFIAVTDDLVAAGWGAPDRVAALGGSAGGLLMGAAANMAPEKYRAILAQVPFVDNLTTILDPNLPLSALEWEEWGNPIEDPEVYQLMKSYSPYENVHDAEYPAIAAVTSLHDTRVLYVEPAKWVQKLREHQQSDAPIVFKCEMDGGHGGASGRYEQWKERAWDYAFLAHHLGAAERSS, from the coding sequence ATGACGACGACGCCCACCGCCCCGCAGGCCAAGCAGGTGCCCGTGCAGCGCACCCACCACGGGAACACGTTCACCGACCCCTACGAATGGCTGCGCGAGAAGGACTCCCCCGAGGTCCGCGCGCACCTGGATGCGGAGAACGCCTACACGGAGGCGGTCACCGCTGAGCAGCAGCCGCTGCGGGACGCAATTTTCGAGGAGATCAAGCACCGCACCGTGGAAACTGATCTCTCCGTTCCGTCCCGCCGGGGCGGGTTCTGGTACTTCTCGCGCACGATTGAAGGCGAGCAGCACCCCATCTTCTGCAGGGTTCCGGTGCAGGACCCTGAGTCTTGGGAGCCGCCGCAGGTGGAGGCAGGCGAGGAGCTCGACGGCGAACAGGTGTACTTCGACACCAACGCGGAGGCTGCCAAGCACCCGTTCTACTCCATCGGCGGGCTCTCCATCAGCGCTGACGGCAGCCTGCTCGCCTATTCCGAGGACACCAGCGGCGACGAGCACTGCACGCTGCGCCTGCGGAGCCTCAGCACCGGGGAGAATCTCCCCGAGCAGGTCGACAACGTCCACGGCGGCGGGATCCTCGAGCCCGCAGGGCAGCGGGTCTACTACATGGTGGCCGATGCCGCCTGGCGGCCCTACCGGCTCTATCAGCACACTGTGGGCACCTCCGCCTCTGAGGACCGGCTGCTGCTGGAGATCACCGATGAGCAGCTGTGGACCGGCGTCGGGCTCTCCGCGGACAAGAAGGAGCTGGTGATCGTCTCCGGAAACTCGGAGTACAACGCCACCCGGCTGCTCGATGTCACGGACCCGGAGGCCGAGCCCCGGCTGCTGATCCCCGAGTCTCGCCGGCTGCTGCACAGCGCGGAGCCCATCGAGCTCGACGGCGAGCGCCTCATCCTGCTTGCCCACAACGCCGAGGGCCCGAACAACTCGGTCTCGCTGACCAGCGCGGACGCCTTGGCCGCACAGGCCGACGCCGAGGCGTTCGACCCGGGCGCACCGCTGCTCACCCATGAGGACACGGTCAAGGTGGACGAGAACCTGGTGGTCACCGCCTCCCAGGTTCTGGTCACCGCCCGGGCGAATACGGTGGAGTCGGTGTTCCTGCTGCCGCTGGAGACCATCCGGCAGGTGCGCGACGGTGGAGCACCGGCGCCGCCGTCCTCGTTGGCCTCCCCGCAGTTCCAGGAGGAGCTCTATACCCTCAGCCTGGCTTCCGCCGAGTATGAGGCACCCCTCTTCCGTGTGGTCTACACCTCCTGGCTGACCCCGCCGAGGGTCTACGACATCCCGCACAGCGATGTCTCGGCTCCCGTGCTGCGCCGGGAGACACCGGTGAACGACGTGGACCTCTCCGCCTACCGGGCCCACCGGGTGTGGGCCACCGCGGAGGACGGCACCGAGGTGCCGGTCACCGTGATGCACCACCATGATGTCGCCCCCGACGGGACCAACCCGCTGCTGGTGTACGGGTACGGCTCCTACGAGATCAGCATGGACCCGATGTTCGGGATCGCCCGGCTGAGCCTGCTGGACCGAGGTGTGGTGTTCGCCGTCGCGCACGTCCGCGGCGGCGGCGAGCTCGGCCGCGCCTGGTACGAGGCCGGCAAGAAGCTCGCAAAGACCAACACGTTCTCCGACTTCATCGCTGTCACCGACGACCTGGTCGCCGCGGGCTGGGGAGCCCCGGACCGGGTGGCGGCCCTGGGCGGCTCCGCCGGCGGGCTGCTGATGGGCGCGGCGGCGAACATGGCCCCGGAGAAGTACCGGGCGATCCTTGCCCAGGTGCCGTTCGTGGACAACCTCACCACCATCCTCGACCCGAACCTGCCGCTCTCCGCGCTCGAGTGGGAGGAGTGGGGCAACCCGATCGAGGACCCTGAGGTCTACCAGCTGATGAAGTCCTACTCCCCCTACGAGAACGTGCACGACGCCGAATACCCCGCGATCGCGGCAGTCACCTCCCTGCACGACACCCGGGTGCTCTACGTGGAGCCCGCCAAGTGGGTGCAGAAGCTCCGCGAGCACCAGCAGTCCGACGCCCCGATCGTCTTCAAATGCGAGATGGACGGCGGGCACGGCGGAGCCTCCGGCCGGTACGAGCAGTGGAAGGAGCGAGCCTGGGACTACGCGTTCCTCGCCCACCATCTGGGGGCCGCTGAGCGCAGCAGCTGA
- a CDS encoding response regulator transcription factor, which produces MQITVVMVDDDALVLESLKRILAQHDDLTLLGTAATGAEALQLMRSTRPDVMLMDLQLQGEMDGVEATRRTRSSLSPPAVLAVTSFDAEVYMRGALEAGATGFLLKNDAADSLASAIRMAHAGDPMISPTLTSRLISSYIAPRTDPVCAQAREQAERLSPREIQVAQLVGAGKTYSDIAQDLFISPSTVKSTLSRAMSAVGVDSSAQLAVLVAQARLDLLE; this is translated from the coding sequence GTGCAGATCACGGTGGTCATGGTCGACGACGACGCCCTCGTCCTCGAGTCGCTGAAGCGGATCCTCGCCCAGCACGACGACCTCACCCTCCTGGGCACCGCCGCCACAGGCGCCGAGGCTCTCCAGCTGATGCGCAGCACCCGCCCCGACGTGATGCTCATGGACCTGCAGCTTCAGGGCGAGATGGACGGCGTGGAAGCCACCCGCCGCACCCGCAGCTCCTTGAGCCCGCCCGCGGTGCTGGCCGTCACCAGCTTTGACGCTGAGGTATATATGCGCGGGGCCCTGGAGGCGGGCGCCACCGGGTTCCTGCTGAAGAACGACGCCGCCGACTCGCTCGCCTCAGCCATCCGCATGGCCCACGCCGGGGATCCCATGATCTCCCCGACCCTGACCTCCCGGCTGATCTCCAGCTACATCGCCCCGCGCACAGACCCGGTCTGCGCCCAGGCTCGGGAACAGGCGGAGCGCCTCTCTCCCCGGGAGATCCAGGTCGCCCAGCTGGTGGGGGCAGGCAAGACCTACAGCGACATCGCCCAGGACCTGTTCATCTCTCCCAGCACCGTCAAAAGTACCCTCAGCCGCGCCATGAGCGCCGTCGGTGTGGACTCCAGCGCCCAACTGGCCGTGCTGGTGGCCCAGGCCCGACTCGACCTGCTCGAATAG
- a CDS encoding sensor histidine kinase, which yields MTPRNRQRPVLHLLASCAAVVLMMFVGMLVLTSAMMTSPRALDPGTDEITDFGVVQFMLGMLVLLTLPWYRRLPSLLLAVGAANAVIVQADPYVLAVGLAVWIARCRQRWHWAVAGAGFAAILVNAAIHLSALQHWPDEDYQRTGQLLVAALTMICLGLVLGISFWARQRRSAEQAKVQAQAAQHSAGELTDELTRQRERHDLAREVHDTLASRLSGLSLQVGSLEKTTQRGETEQLDEALRTTRSYADQALLDLRTLLTSLREGGVAPSAPAKAPAGAQDLQDLFDDSTATGLEIRPYILLDGYSSAPAALQRAVFRITQEALTNALRHSADRAVSVRIGGDPQRGMSLEFSNRSTGQSQFAGGSGTGLVGVRERAELLGGSAEAHQGDDQFTLRVRLPWASPEPSGDHPAAPS from the coding sequence ATGACCCCCCGAAACCGGCAGCGGCCGGTACTGCACCTGCTGGCCTCCTGCGCCGCCGTCGTGCTGATGATGTTCGTCGGGATGCTGGTGCTCACCAGCGCGATGATGACGTCCCCCCGGGCCCTGGACCCTGGCACGGACGAGATCACCGACTTCGGCGTCGTCCAATTCATGCTGGGAATGCTCGTGCTGCTGACCCTGCCCTGGTACCGACGGCTGCCCTCTCTGCTGCTGGCCGTCGGCGCGGCGAACGCAGTCATCGTGCAGGCTGACCCGTACGTGCTGGCTGTGGGCCTGGCCGTGTGGATCGCTCGCTGCCGTCAGCGCTGGCACTGGGCGGTGGCCGGAGCCGGGTTCGCTGCCATCCTGGTGAACGCCGCCATCCACCTCAGCGCCCTGCAGCACTGGCCCGATGAGGACTACCAGCGCACCGGACAGCTGCTGGTCGCTGCGCTGACCATGATCTGCCTGGGGCTGGTGCTGGGCATCTCCTTCTGGGCCCGGCAGCGGCGCTCCGCCGAACAGGCCAAAGTCCAGGCACAGGCCGCCCAGCACAGTGCGGGGGAACTCACCGACGAGCTCACCCGGCAGCGGGAGCGCCACGACCTCGCCCGGGAGGTCCACGACACTCTCGCCAGCCGGCTCTCCGGGCTCTCCCTGCAGGTCGGCAGCCTGGAGAAGACCACCCAGCGCGGTGAGACGGAGCAGCTCGACGAGGCGCTGCGCACCACCCGCAGCTACGCCGACCAGGCGCTCCTGGATCTCCGGACGCTGCTGACCTCGCTGCGGGAGGGCGGCGTCGCACCCTCCGCCCCGGCCAAAGCCCCCGCCGGCGCCCAGGACCTGCAGGACCTGTTCGACGACTCGACCGCGACAGGCCTGGAGATCCGGCCCTACATTCTCCTCGACGGCTACTCCTCCGCCCCCGCGGCCCTGCAGCGGGCCGTCTTCCGCATCACCCAGGAGGCGCTCACCAACGCCCTGCGGCACAGTGCTGACCGGGCCGTCAGCGTCCGCATCGGCGGAGACCCGCAGCGGGGCATGAGCCTGGAGTTCAGCAACCGCAGCACCGGGCAGTCCCAGTTCGCCGGCGGCTCCGGGACCGGGCTGGTCGGCGTCCGGGAGCGGGCCGAGCTGCTGGGCGGAAGCGCAGAGGCTCACCAGGGCGACGATCAGTTCACCCTCCGCGTTCGCCTTCCCTGGGCATCCCCCGAACCCTCCGGGGACCACCCGGCAGCCCCGAGCTGA
- a CDS encoding DUF308 domain-containing protein, whose amino-acid sequence MTAPHQPAASEITSDSPSRRNILGITALVTAVVGAVFACIPGALIVGWVLLPIAFILGLVSLFLKGRGRGTGIAAVIISVVGTVIGFIVFFAVVAGAIDESFNQDTAAETPEESDDAAGEGEQAPAEDEEPAEEGTRENPYPLGTRISSGDWAVTVNSVDLDAEDAVLAENQFNEPPEDGSTYILVNITAEYTGSDAEGDMPWASVEYVSSEGSTFTEADVTAVAPDAFDSLTTLYEGASETGNIALHVPADDVTDGTLAVTPDMLGDTVFVALD is encoded by the coding sequence GTGACAGCCCCGCACCAGCCCGCCGCCTCGGAGATCACCAGCGACAGCCCCAGCAGGAGGAACATCCTGGGCATCACCGCCCTCGTCACCGCGGTCGTCGGTGCCGTCTTCGCCTGCATCCCGGGCGCCCTCATCGTCGGATGGGTGCTGCTGCCCATCGCGTTCATCCTGGGACTGGTCTCCCTGTTCCTGAAGGGCAGAGGTCGCGGCACCGGCATTGCTGCGGTCATCATCTCCGTGGTCGGCACTGTCATCGGCTTCATCGTGTTCTTCGCCGTGGTGGCCGGCGCCATCGACGAGAGCTTCAACCAGGACACCGCCGCCGAGACTCCCGAAGAGTCCGACGACGCTGCCGGGGAGGGCGAGCAGGCCCCGGCCGAGGATGAGGAGCCCGCGGAGGAGGGCACCCGCGAGAATCCCTACCCGCTGGGCACCCGGATCTCCAGCGGCGACTGGGCCGTGACCGTCAACAGTGTGGACCTCGACGCTGAGGACGCAGTGCTGGCCGAGAACCAGTTCAACGAGCCCCCCGAGGACGGCAGCACCTACATCCTGGTGAACATCACCGCCGAGTACACCGGCAGCGATGCCGAGGGCGACATGCCCTGGGCCAGCGTCGAATACGTCTCCTCGGAGGGCAGCACCTTCACGGAGGCAGACGTGACGGCCGTCGCCCCGGACGCCTTCGACTCCCTCACCACCCTCTACGAGGGCGCCTCCGAAACCGGAAACATCGCCCTGCATGTTCCCGCCGACGATGTCACTGACGGTACGCTCGCCGTCACCCCGGACATGCTCGGCGACACTGTCTTCGTCGCCTTGGACTGA
- a CDS encoding amino-acid N-acetyltransferase — protein sequence MSELDIAGLYRIRPARTRDVRAILELSAPLVEQRVLVPKDAVAYYEGIQEFLIAEDAEGRVIGFGALHVMWEDLAEVRTLATSPEARGTGLGSALLTRLLERARALGVARVFCLTFETEFFSRHGFEPISEDRAPVDPEVYAELLRSPDEGVAEFLDLARVKPNTLGNTRMILSL from the coding sequence ATGAGCGAGCTGGACATCGCAGGCCTGTACCGCATCCGTCCTGCGCGCACCCGGGACGTGCGTGCCATCCTGGAGCTCTCGGCGCCTCTGGTGGAGCAGCGGGTGCTGGTTCCGAAGGACGCCGTCGCCTACTACGAGGGCATCCAGGAGTTCCTCATCGCCGAGGACGCCGAGGGCCGAGTGATCGGCTTCGGGGCTCTGCACGTGATGTGGGAGGACCTTGCCGAGGTGCGGACTTTGGCAACCAGCCCGGAGGCACGCGGGACCGGGCTGGGCTCCGCGCTGCTGACGCGGCTGCTGGAGCGTGCCCGGGCACTCGGGGTCGCCCGCGTGTTCTGCCTGACCTTCGAGACGGAGTTCTTCTCCCGGCACGGGTTCGAGCCGATCAGTGAGGACCGGGCGCCGGTGGACCCGGAGGTCTACGCGGAGCTGCTGCGCTCCCCGGACGAGGGGGTCGCAGAGTTCCTGGACCTCGCCCGGGTCAAGCCGAACACCCTGGGCAACACCCGGATGATCCTGTCGCTCTGA
- the pstS gene encoding phosphate ABC transporter substrate-binding protein PstS — MNVSSFGRAAAILSVASLALVACGDNGDVDETDENGGGVEENGDNGEASGDVDLASVSGNLAGAGASSFQLAIQEWQAEFPNITDGANVDYDPVGSGDGRAQFLNEAVAFAGSDALMDEEEFEESQGRCGDDGAFHIPTAILPIAVGVNLEGVDELNLDGETIAQIFSGEITSWDDDAIAELNEDAELPSETITVVHRQDSSGTTENFTDYLEQATEAWAWDADSEWPGDISAETGDGTSGVIEAALSVDGAITYADAEQAEQGGLTSVSLVIGEDATGPSPEAAAEAVASSELRGEGADNDMGFDLNRATDEEGAYPIVQVAYTIWCNEYSDEEEAELAQAFAAYITSEDAQQIAAEEAGAAPLNDELMEQAQESISQISAG; from the coding sequence GTGAACGTTTCGAGCTTCGGCCGCGCTGCGGCCATCCTGTCCGTGGCATCCCTGGCGCTGGTCGCCTGCGGCGACAACGGCGACGTCGACGAGACTGACGAGAACGGCGGCGGCGTCGAGGAGAACGGCGACAACGGGGAAGCATCCGGCGACGTCGACCTCGCCTCGGTCTCCGGTAACCTCGCCGGCGCAGGCGCCTCCTCCTTCCAGCTGGCCATTCAGGAGTGGCAGGCCGAGTTCCCGAACATCACCGACGGCGCCAACGTCGACTACGACCCGGTGGGCTCCGGGGACGGTCGCGCCCAGTTCCTCAACGAGGCTGTGGCCTTCGCCGGCTCCGACGCGCTGATGGACGAGGAGGAGTTTGAGGAGTCCCAGGGACGGTGCGGCGACGACGGCGCATTCCACATCCCCACCGCCATCCTGCCGATCGCCGTGGGGGTGAATCTTGAGGGAGTGGATGAGCTGAATCTCGACGGGGAGACCATCGCCCAGATCTTCTCCGGCGAGATCACCTCTTGGGACGACGACGCGATCGCCGAGCTCAACGAGGACGCCGAGCTGCCGTCCGAGACCATCACCGTGGTCCACCGCCAGGACTCATCCGGCACCACTGAGAACTTCACCGACTACCTCGAGCAGGCCACCGAGGCCTGGGCCTGGGACGCCGACTCTGAGTGGCCCGGCGACATCTCCGCCGAGACCGGTGACGGCACCTCCGGCGTGATCGAGGCAGCCCTTTCCGTGGATGGTGCGATCACCTACGCCGACGCCGAGCAGGCCGAGCAGGGCGGCCTGACCTCGGTCAGCCTGGTCATCGGCGAGGACGCCACCGGACCCAGTCCGGAGGCCGCAGCTGAGGCGGTCGCCTCCTCCGAGCTGCGCGGTGAGGGCGCCGACAATGACATGGGCTTCGACCTGAACCGCGCCACCGATGAGGAGGGCGCATATCCGATCGTCCAGGTGGCCTACACCATCTGGTGCAACGAGTACTCCGACGAGGAGGAGGCCGAGCTGGCTCAGGCCTTCGCCGCCTACATCACTTCTGAGGATGCCCAGCAGATCGCCGCCGAGGAGGCCGGCGCCGCCCCGCTGAACGACGAGCTGATGGAGCAGGCGCAGGAATCCATCAGCCAGATCTCAGCAGGCTGA
- the pstC gene encoding phosphate ABC transporter permease subunit PstC, translating to MTTTDEETPSGPRTTARRGAGVNSLAAGDKAGAGMDRAFANLAKFAGIFILIILAFVAIFLSYNSGGALYQEEEGLVIGRFLEYAWPFVVGTIVVALLALIMAAPVSTGVALYISHYAPPRASKTIGYVVDLLAAIPSVVYGAWGMFVLAPAMLPLYHWLNQWLYQRPQESFGWGIPLFAGSPGLGQNLFTASVVLAVMILPIAASVQREIFIQTPKLHEEAALALGATRWEMIRMAVLPFSRAGIISANMLALGRALGETMAVVMVVSGLGFQWSLISAGNSTIPREIALNFGETAQGTERWHQLIALGLVLFILTLIVNLIARWIVSRHQEFSGAN from the coding sequence GTGACCACCACCGACGAGGAGACCCCCAGCGGGCCCAGGACCACCGCCCGCCGAGGCGCCGGCGTGAACTCGCTGGCAGCCGGTGACAAGGCCGGCGCCGGCATGGACAGGGCCTTCGCGAACCTGGCGAAGTTCGCCGGCATCTTCATCCTGATCATCCTCGCCTTCGTCGCGATCTTCCTGTCCTACAACTCAGGAGGCGCCCTCTACCAGGAGGAGGAAGGGCTGGTCATCGGCCGGTTCCTGGAGTACGCCTGGCCCTTCGTCGTCGGGACGATCGTCGTCGCGCTCCTGGCGCTGATCATGGCGGCGCCGGTCTCCACCGGTGTGGCCCTCTACATCTCCCACTATGCGCCCCCGAGGGCGTCGAAGACCATCGGGTACGTGGTGGACCTGCTGGCGGCGATCCCGTCGGTGGTCTACGGGGCCTGGGGGATGTTCGTCCTGGCCCCGGCGATGCTGCCGCTCTACCACTGGCTGAACCAGTGGCTGTACCAGCGGCCCCAGGAGAGCTTCGGCTGGGGGATCCCGCTGTTTGCGGGGTCCCCGGGCCTGGGGCAGAACCTCTTCACCGCGTCGGTGGTGCTGGCGGTGATGATCCTGCCGATCGCAGCGTCGGTGCAGCGAGAGATCTTCATCCAGACTCCCAAGCTGCACGAGGAGGCTGCCCTGGCGCTGGGCGCCACCCGCTGGGAGATGATCCGGATGGCGGTGCTGCCGTTCTCCCGGGCAGGGATCATCTCCGCGAACATGCTCGCCCTGGGGCGTGCCCTCGGCGAGACGATGGCGGTGGTGATGGTGGTCTCGGGGCTCGGGTTCCAATGGTCGCTGATCTCCGCCGGCAACTCCACCATTCCGCGCGAGATCGCCCTGAACTTCGGCGAGACCGCGCAGGGCACCGAACGCTGGCACCAGCTGATCGCGCTCGGCCTGGTGCTGTTCATCCTCACCCTGATCGTCAATCTGATCGCCCGATGGATCGTGTCCCGCCACCAGGAATTCTCGGGAGCCAACTGA
- the pstA gene encoding phosphate ABC transporter permease PstA, protein MSQTDIRTPTQASVEGPAGAPSSGGSPSRLIRPDSLAGNVLPRWFLLACAAGGIVIGFALQALLSLGAEELSISWGLWFVLAAAAHLALAYGITRRQIGRRKAADEMGRNLVYVAFAIAMIPLISVIWSVTSDGVQGLTNAGFFTDDMSQHNAQSSERRIHEGEEPMGGGVRHAIIGSLMITLTATVISVPIGLLTSIYLVEYSRGGPLSRGITFFVDVMTGIPSIVAGLFGAAAVSVILMVGSEAGLWSMGAGQYGMGITASAALSVLMIPVVVRTTEEMLRVVPNELREASYALGVRKWRTILKVVIPTAISGIAAGVTLAIARVIGETAPILLTAGTLTRVNWDMLDTSGMMTLPVYIYQTFQYPTGTGDLSYLSEQRAWGAALVLITIVMLLNLAARVIAHLFAPKKTGR, encoded by the coding sequence ATGAGTCAGACAGACATCCGAACGCCCACCCAGGCCTCCGTGGAGGGGCCCGCCGGCGCCCCGTCATCCGGGGGCAGCCCGAGCCGGCTCATCCGGCCCGACTCGCTGGCCGGCAACGTGCTTCCCAGGTGGTTCCTGCTGGCCTGCGCGGCAGGCGGGATCGTGATCGGCTTCGCTCTCCAGGCGCTCCTGAGTCTGGGGGCTGAGGAGCTCAGCATCAGCTGGGGCCTGTGGTTCGTCCTCGCCGCGGCGGCGCACCTCGCCCTGGCCTACGGGATCACCCGCCGGCAGATCGGGCGTCGCAAAGCAGCGGACGAGATGGGGCGAAACTTGGTCTACGTGGCCTTCGCCATCGCGATGATTCCGCTGATCTCGGTGATCTGGTCGGTGACCTCCGACGGCGTGCAGGGACTCACCAACGCCGGCTTCTTCACGGACGACATGAGCCAGCACAACGCCCAGTCCTCCGAGCGCCGCATCCACGAGGGCGAAGAGCCGATGGGCGGCGGCGTGCGGCACGCGATCATCGGCTCCCTGATGATCACCCTCACCGCCACTGTGATCTCGGTGCCCATCGGCCTGCTGACCTCCATCTACCTCGTCGAGTACTCTCGGGGCGGGCCGCTCTCCCGCGGCATCACCTTCTTCGTGGACGTGATGACCGGCATCCCCTCGATCGTCGCGGGCCTGTTCGGCGCCGCCGCTGTCTCCGTGATCCTGATGGTCGGCAGCGAGGCGGGCCTGTGGAGCATGGGCGCGGGGCAGTACGGCATGGGCATCACCGCTTCCGCGGCGCTGAGCGTGCTGATGATCCCCGTCGTCGTGCGCACCACCGAGGAGATGCTCCGCGTGGTCCCCAACGAGCTCCGCGAAGCCTCCTACGCCCTCGGCGTGCGGAAGTGGCGCACCATCCTGAAAGTCGTCATTCCGACGGCGATCTCCGGCATCGCCGCCGGGGTCACTCTGGCCATCGCCCGGGTCATCGGCGAGACCGCCCCCATCCTGCTCACCGCGGGCACCCTGACCCGCGTCAACTGGGACATGCTCGACACCTCCGGAATGATGACCCTTCCGGTGTACATCTACCAGACCTTCCAGTACCCCACCGGCACCGGGGACCTCTCCTACCTCTCCGAGCAGCGAGCCTGGGGCGCGGCCCTGGTCCTGATCACCATCGTGATGCTGCTGAACCTGGCAGCCCGGGTCATCGCACACCTGTTCGCCCCCAAGAAGACCGGCCGCTGA
- the pstB gene encoding phosphate ABC transporter ATP-binding protein PstB yields MSKSITAKDLNVYYGDFLAVEGVSISIAPKSVTAFIGPSGCGKTTFLRTLNRMHEVLPGARVEGELLLDQDNIYGPGVDPVTVRSMVGMVFQRPNPFPTMSIRENVLAGYRLNGARLSKSDAEDIAEKALRGANLWNEVKDRLDKPGSGLSGGQQQRLCIARTVAVEPDVILMDEPCSALDPISTLAIEDLIADLKNEYTVVIVTHNMQQASRVSEKTAFFNIEGTGRPGKLFEYNDTRTIFNNPDSPETERYVTGQFG; encoded by the coding sequence ATGTCCAAGAGCATCACCGCCAAAGACCTCAACGTCTACTACGGGGACTTCCTCGCCGTCGAAGGCGTCAGCATCAGCATCGCCCCCAAGTCGGTCACCGCGTTCATCGGCCCCTCCGGGTGCGGCAAGACCACCTTCCTGCGCACCCTCAACCGGATGCACGAGGTGCTCCCCGGGGCTCGGGTGGAGGGCGAGCTGCTCCTGGACCAGGACAACATCTACGGCCCCGGCGTCGACCCCGTCACCGTCCGCTCCATGGTCGGGATGGTGTTCCAGCGGCCCAACCCGTTCCCCACTATGAGCATCCGGGAGAACGTCCTGGCCGGCTACAGGCTCAACGGCGCCCGGCTGTCCAAGTCCGACGCGGAGGACATCGCCGAGAAGGCCCTGCGCGGCGCCAACCTCTGGAACGAGGTCAAGGACCGACTCGACAAGCCCGGCTCCGGCCTCTCCGGGGGTCAGCAGCAGCGCCTCTGCATCGCCCGAACCGTGGCTGTGGAGCCCGACGTCATCCTGATGGACGAGCCCTGCTCCGCCCTCGACCCGATCTCCACCCTCGCCATCGAAGATCTCATCGCGGATCTGAAGAACGAGTACACCGTGGTGATCGTCACCCACAACATGCAGCAGGCCTCCCGGGTGAGCGAGAAGACCGCCTTCTTCAACATCGAAGGCACCGGAAGGCCCGGCAAGCTGTTCGAGTACAACGACACCCGCACCATCTTCAACAATCCTGACAGCCCTGAGACCGAGCGCTACGTGACGGGTCAGTTCGGCTGA